In Oceanococcus sp. HetDA_MAG_MS8, one DNA window encodes the following:
- a CDS encoding strictosidine synthase family protein, with protein MRLIITGLLLILLGYLLFWPVPIQPQAWQPPEPPARSGVLAQNTHLEGAQRVLREQGFGGEAVALDAQGRVYTGFANGDLVRLDPATDVHVLLGNTGGRPLGLALDAQEQLWIADAERGLLRWSDGELTVELREVAGVPLGFADDLVIADNGTIYLSDASVRFDHHHVRADFFEHAANGRVVAFDPANGVSRVVLDGLYFANGLALSPGEDFLLINETSRYRTRRLWLRGPQAGQDEVWASNWPGFPDNIRVASDGGYWLALYAPRNPMLDWVLPRPFWRRVIWRLPRFLQPDPPAVAHVLHLDAQGRIQGSLQGQGQGVFAPITCVVEGPRHLWFGSLSAEGLARFPLSQALSAD; from the coding sequence ATGCGCCTGATCATTACGGGTCTTCTGCTGATTTTGTTGGGGTATTTGTTGTTCTGGCCGGTGCCGATCCAGCCGCAGGCCTGGCAGCCTCCGGAGCCGCCTGCGCGGAGCGGGGTGCTGGCGCAAAACACCCATCTTGAAGGGGCGCAACGTGTACTGCGCGAGCAGGGCTTTGGCGGCGAAGCTGTCGCACTCGATGCTCAAGGGCGCGTGTATACCGGCTTTGCCAATGGTGATCTGGTGCGGCTAGATCCTGCGACGGATGTTCATGTGTTGTTGGGCAACACTGGCGGACGGCCTTTGGGGTTGGCCTTAGACGCTCAGGAACAACTTTGGATTGCCGACGCGGAGCGTGGCTTACTGCGCTGGTCAGACGGGGAACTCACGGTAGAGCTCCGTGAAGTGGCAGGGGTTCCTTTGGGGTTCGCTGACGATTTGGTGATTGCTGACAATGGCACCATTTATTTGAGTGATGCCTCGGTTCGCTTTGACCACCATCATGTGCGTGCCGACTTCTTCGAGCATGCAGCCAATGGGCGGGTGGTCGCTTTTGACCCAGCAAATGGTGTGTCCCGGGTGGTGCTCGATGGTTTGTATTTCGCCAACGGATTAGCCTTAAGCCCTGGCGAAGATTTTTTGTTGATTAATGAAACCTCGCGCTACCGTACTCGGCGACTATGGTTGCGTGGTCCCCAAGCAGGCCAAGACGAGGTTTGGGCCAGTAACTGGCCCGGTTTCCCTGACAACATTCGGGTCGCAAGCGATGGCGGCTACTGGCTGGCCCTGTATGCCCCGCGCAACCCGATGTTAGATTGGGTGCTCCCGCGGCCATTTTGGCGCCGGGTGATATGGCGCCTGCCACGGTTTCTGCAGCCGGATCCGCCAGCGGTGGCCCATGTGCTGCACTTGGATGCGCAAGGCCGTATCCAAGGTTCTTTGCAAGGCCAAGGGCAAGGTGTTTTTGCTCCCATCACCTGCGTGGTCGAAGGCCCGAGACATCTATGGTTTGGCTCACTGAGCGCAGAGGGTTTGGCGCGCTTTCCGCTGTCGCAAGCGCTGTCTGCAGATTAG